From the genome of Candidatus Kapaibacterium sp., one region includes:
- a CDS encoding choice-of-anchor D domain-containing protein: MSARWLVLIPVFPIVVTAQQWHKVTSIPAPYSSNYWLDVFFLPSNPQYGWVCGFNGMVIRTTNGGQSWQGTRIPGANQLESIHFVNPSVGYTSGPDGIWCTTDGGTTWTEVTPDSAFALWGCYALSPTLVMVIGGGCGSTPQRFFRSTDGGATWSFFTGTEPNSGLTDLLLYSDGTGYAVSSGRLWRTTDGGQSWAVFASSGSAVWQEEITRIGNSFLLPFAGITCSGQGNAGGMRFSTDGGTTWREFSTGRPMFGAFLLNATTGWACGYNGAAYYTSDGGQTWQLRNCGIDTTLHLDDIWFVNDTLGWVVGQGVWRYGPPERRFERDTLIFPDVCIPGSVERVVRLENRSFTQSSVTLSITGADASAFRLGNFPPNAVLASCSWTPIPLQFEPTRAGVHRAQLVATFADGTVRRLELVGIGRQRDGFPERDTLVVAAAPCGVRTTVQLPWRSRDSAAIVRIDWIGGDPNIRPESPPPLPIPRQGATLSFSILPTDTGWTEARFRVRLQPCTHDTTIVVRAYGISPILTAPTVRTYPLRCQLSQVDSIPIANTGNDTLHIPRLWIEQSPAGTITVLGWSSGRSFPIRIPPRRADTLLLLIQPSAEGPFTATVWLENNDSTKARGQKNPFRIELGGEARRTAVVSQLQSYDFGRVCVGTSREIRLRLENRGTLTAFLSQPRIAPPFAAELEDRRNPPLILGMDSVGLRIRFSPAWEGSFADTVLITATPCGERIAIAVRGEGIRAAGQFLAGRLQRQIPAAKADTLRTPLAAVGSAHLRLDRYRWDPPAPSWLRILEPPVGTWVQSGTQQEIALQLLPTDTAARYSGTLCVESDAECPTTTCIPVEIVRPRSRLRVELGTSPEWRRLCIPLDTVVTLLWIGDTDPHLPETLGLVRSVWIEPPTPAFELTGLPPLPFVVRAGELLPIRLRIQTPVEGRFMAELVLIAESSGDSLVLRYPIAAEFYRSILQLSPPLPPDTLTAEVCEAERILALPVYNSGMLTDTVLAELIPPTPALQLQSPARFALPGKGYDTILLRLSPEQLREGANHFTLRLRSLVCPGELLWSVTVIGVRPQLAVTPPARDFGSIWVGESKVDTVVLQNPSPVDVQVEAVWIEPADAGFALEGLSPLPLLLPARQSLVLPIRFTAVQSGSWQATLQVRARSVCEVTASGELRAVVPIEAYTLQLWIDRHAARPGDTLSIPLWLQGPTQRAVAQQLEIELRFDPALFFPLEVSTEAGRAPSSYDGAGRLHCTVNVPPIPDASTSRPIARLVGVVLASLPSETPIHFANVRVVAQKQTSVETRDGFLIVLFCSPGRFGIRAAPWATVRVAADGLHIQLYSPIRELWDLRLNTPDGRQCWHSRELVNGFHTVIVPTQTLASGFYVLTVRSADGSTAERFLVPWLR; encoded by the coding sequence ATGTCTGCACGCTGGCTTGTGCTCATCCCAGTTTTCCCGATCGTTGTCACGGCACAGCAGTGGCATAAAGTCACCTCGATCCCAGCCCCATACAGCAGCAACTACTGGCTGGATGTCTTCTTCCTGCCCTCTAACCCGCAGTACGGCTGGGTCTGTGGCTTCAATGGGATGGTCATCCGCACCACGAACGGTGGTCAGTCATGGCAGGGGACGCGGATCCCAGGGGCCAATCAGTTGGAGAGCATCCACTTCGTCAACCCCAGCGTTGGCTACACTTCCGGTCCCGATGGGATTTGGTGTACCACCGACGGGGGGACCACATGGACGGAAGTAACTCCCGATAGCGCTTTTGCCCTCTGGGGCTGCTACGCCCTCAGCCCAACGCTCGTGATGGTCATCGGGGGTGGCTGTGGTAGCACGCCACAGCGCTTCTTCCGCAGCACGGACGGTGGGGCTACCTGGAGCTTCTTCACGGGCACGGAGCCAAACAGCGGTCTGACAGACCTGTTGCTCTACTCCGACGGCACAGGTTACGCCGTCAGTAGCGGCCGTCTCTGGCGCACAACCGACGGTGGGCAGAGTTGGGCTGTCTTTGCCTCTTCTGGCTCGGCTGTGTGGCAGGAAGAGATCACCCGCATCGGTAACTCCTTCCTCCTGCCCTTTGCTGGAATCACCTGCAGCGGTCAAGGGAATGCCGGCGGTATGCGCTTCTCTACGGACGGCGGCACGACGTGGAGGGAATTCTCCACCGGCCGACCGATGTTCGGGGCCTTCCTGCTCAATGCTACAACTGGCTGGGCATGTGGATACAACGGGGCGGCCTACTACACTTCCGATGGTGGTCAGACGTGGCAGCTCCGCAACTGCGGGATTGACACCACACTGCACCTAGACGACATCTGGTTTGTCAACGACACGCTCGGCTGGGTCGTTGGGCAGGGCGTCTGGCGCTATGGTCCCCCAGAGCGCCGCTTTGAACGCGACACTCTCATCTTCCCCGACGTCTGCATCCCAGGCAGTGTCGAGCGCGTCGTGCGGCTGGAGAACCGTTCGTTTACGCAGAGCTCCGTCACCCTCAGCATTACTGGGGCAGACGCCTCTGCATTCCGATTAGGGAACTTCCCTCCAAACGCCGTTCTGGCGTCGTGCTCATGGACGCCAATCCCTCTACAGTTTGAGCCTACGCGGGCTGGGGTGCACCGTGCCCAGTTGGTGGCAACCTTCGCAGACGGCACGGTACGTCGGCTGGAGCTCGTCGGGATTGGACGCCAGCGGGATGGCTTTCCAGAACGGGACACACTCGTGGTTGCTGCTGCCCCATGCGGTGTCCGGACAACAGTCCAGCTCCCATGGCGGAGCCGAGATAGCGCAGCGATTGTCCGCATTGACTGGATCGGAGGAGACCCTAACATCCGTCCCGAGTCGCCCCCACCTTTGCCAATCCCACGCCAGGGAGCCACGCTCAGCTTCAGCATCCTCCCGACCGATACAGGCTGGACAGAGGCCCGCTTCCGAGTCCGACTCCAGCCGTGCACCCACGACACCACAATCGTCGTGCGGGCCTACGGGATATCACCCATCCTGACAGCCCCTACGGTCCGAACATACCCGCTCCGCTGCCAGCTTAGCCAAGTGGACTCCATCCCCATCGCCAACACGGGCAACGATACGCTCCACATCCCGCGCCTCTGGATAGAGCAGTCTCCTGCAGGCACCATCACTGTACTGGGCTGGAGTAGTGGCCGGAGCTTCCCTATCCGCATCCCTCCGCGCCGTGCCGACACCCTGCTGCTCCTTATTCAGCCATCCGCTGAAGGCCCCTTCACAGCTACCGTGTGGCTTGAGAACAACGACTCCACGAAGGCCCGTGGACAGAAGAACCCCTTCCGCATTGAGCTTGGTGGCGAGGCCCGTCGGACAGCCGTCGTGAGCCAGCTCCAGTCCTACGACTTCGGGCGTGTCTGCGTGGGAACAAGCCGCGAGATCCGCCTCCGCCTGGAGAATCGTGGGACTCTGACGGCATTCTTGAGCCAGCCACGCATTGCTCCGCCGTTTGCAGCAGAGCTGGAAGACCGGCGGAACCCACCGCTCATCCTGGGTATGGACTCCGTAGGCCTGCGCATCCGATTCAGCCCCGCATGGGAGGGCAGCTTTGCTGACACGGTGCTCATCACGGCTACACCCTGTGGAGAGCGAATTGCCATCGCCGTCCGTGGTGAGGGTATCCGGGCAGCAGGGCAGTTCCTCGCTGGACGTCTGCAGAGGCAAATCCCCGCGGCGAAAGCAGACACCCTCCGGACTCCATTGGCCGCTGTTGGCTCGGCCCACCTCCGATTGGATCGCTACCGCTGGGATCCACCAGCTCCCTCATGGCTGCGCATCCTGGAGCCTCCCGTAGGCACATGGGTCCAGAGCGGGACACAGCAGGAGATCGCACTGCAACTCCTACCGACCGACACTGCAGCCCGATACAGTGGCACACTCTGCGTAGAGAGCGATGCAGAGTGCCCCACGACTACGTGCATCCCCGTGGAGATCGTTCGGCCACGCTCGCGCCTCCGCGTGGAGCTTGGGACATCGCCTGAGTGGCGCCGGCTCTGCATACCGTTGGACACTGTGGTCACGCTCTTATGGATTGGCGACACTGACCCGCATCTCCCCGAGACTCTGGGGCTCGTCCGTTCCGTTTGGATTGAACCTCCGACACCGGCCTTTGAGCTCACTGGACTACCACCGCTGCCCTTTGTCGTTCGGGCTGGAGAGCTCCTACCCATCCGCCTCCGGATTCAGACTCCCGTAGAAGGGCGCTTTATGGCTGAGCTTGTCCTCATCGCGGAATCCTCAGGAGATTCGCTGGTACTGCGCTATCCTATAGCGGCCGAGTTCTACCGCTCCATCCTCCAACTCTCCCCACCGCTCCCACCGGACACACTCACCGCCGAAGTCTGTGAGGCTGAGCGTATCCTTGCCCTGCCCGTCTACAATAGCGGTATGCTCACGGACACTGTGCTCGCTGAGCTTATCCCTCCAACACCCGCTCTACAGCTTCAGAGTCCGGCACGCTTCGCCTTACCAGGGAAGGGCTACGACACGATTCTACTCCGACTCTCCCCAGAGCAGCTCCGAGAGGGTGCAAATCACTTCACGCTGCGCCTAAGGAGCCTTGTCTGTCCCGGCGAGCTCCTATGGTCGGTGACAGTCATTGGCGTTCGGCCGCAGCTCGCTGTCACACCACCGGCTCGGGACTTCGGCAGCATCTGGGTTGGAGAGTCCAAGGTGGACACCGTTGTCCTCCAGAACCCCTCGCCTGTGGATGTGCAAGTCGAAGCCGTCTGGATTGAGCCCGCAGATGCAGGATTCGCTTTGGAGGGGCTCTCTCCACTGCCACTCCTCCTGCCAGCAAGGCAAAGCTTGGTGCTCCCTATCCGTTTTACCGCTGTGCAATCTGGGAGCTGGCAAGCCACGCTTCAGGTCAGGGCACGCTCCGTATGTGAAGTCACAGCAAGTGGAGAGCTCCGCGCCGTTGTGCCGATAGAGGCCTACACGCTGCAGCTTTGGATCGATCGCCATGCTGCTCGTCCTGGGGATACCCTCAGTATCCCATTATGGCTCCAGGGACCGACGCAACGTGCCGTGGCACAGCAACTGGAGATAGAGCTCCGGTTTGACCCCGCCCTCTTCTTCCCGCTGGAGGTTTCGACAGAAGCCGGCAGGGCTCCCTCTTCCTACGACGGCGCTGGACGACTGCATTGCACTGTCAACGTCCCGCCAATTCCAGATGCTAGCACCTCCCGACCGATCGCACGACTCGTCGGCGTCGTGCTG
- a CDS encoding AAA family ATPase: MPHQREVYPDPQTEGSFVGSSISPSELLAFLSDPASYPHRPSTVRLVQTHASYVALVPPWVYKVKKPVNLGFLDYSTAERRYYFLQRELELNRRLAPGIYRRILPITRTSTGRLRFGGRGPAVEHALLMRYIPEGWVLRYRLQQRRPTVRPEDIRRIIRHLVAHLYAGQEPTPEVLSWGSPERLRISTDENFEQTQPFVGTTVSALAYELIRHYTERVYNEAAELFQRRLEQKRILECHGDLHSEHIAYTPRRILIYDCIEFNERFRCIDVANDIAFLAMDLDFYGYPALSKVAVETAATLLQDPELRLLADFYKCYRAYVRGKVESLRGASPEVPEHERANAYDRARRYFQLALRYATIGSEPTILVIMGPIGSGKTTLARSIAQELGWHVVSSDAIRKTLAGLPALEPSPEWLRPWLYSPPMTHRTYQQLWQSASDLLRLHGGAIVDATFARRSLRDSFRRKASQSGVPTIFVELTAPMEVLRQRVAERRGTPTDSDAGLRELERLAPRYEPPDELPVGDRLLCPATAPVGELCRAVLMALMERRLQQLFSPTGQRAQVPT, translated from the coding sequence ATGCCTCATCAGCGTGAGGTTTACCCTGACCCTCAGACGGAGGGGTCTTTCGTCGGCTCCTCGATTTCTCCGTCAGAGCTCCTGGCCTTCCTCAGCGATCCAGCATCGTATCCTCACCGACCTTCAACCGTTCGGCTCGTCCAGACGCATGCATCGTACGTCGCTCTCGTCCCACCGTGGGTGTACAAGGTCAAGAAGCCCGTCAACCTCGGATTCCTAGACTACTCCACCGCCGAACGCCGCTACTACTTCCTCCAGCGAGAGCTTGAGCTCAACCGCCGATTGGCTCCCGGCATCTACCGCCGGATCCTCCCGATTACGCGGACATCGACGGGGCGCCTCCGGTTCGGCGGACGTGGCCCTGCTGTAGAACATGCTCTCCTGATGCGCTACATTCCCGAAGGGTGGGTGCTCCGTTACCGTCTTCAACAGCGGCGCCCCACCGTCCGCCCAGAAGACATTCGCCGCATCATCCGCCACCTCGTAGCCCACCTCTACGCAGGCCAAGAGCCGACCCCGGAAGTCCTCTCCTGGGGTAGTCCCGAGCGGCTCCGGATTAGCACGGACGAAAACTTCGAGCAGACCCAGCCCTTTGTTGGAACGACTGTCTCGGCACTAGCCTACGAGCTTATCCGCCACTACACCGAGAGGGTCTACAACGAGGCGGCCGAGCTCTTCCAGCGCCGCCTGGAGCAGAAGCGGATTCTAGAGTGCCACGGAGACCTCCACAGCGAGCATATCGCCTACACCCCGCGGCGCATCCTCATCTACGATTGCATCGAGTTCAACGAGCGCTTCCGCTGCATTGATGTCGCCAACGACATCGCTTTCTTGGCGATGGATCTGGACTTCTACGGCTACCCTGCCCTCAGCAAAGTCGCCGTGGAGACAGCAGCAACCCTCCTACAGGACCCCGAGCTCCGGCTGCTGGCGGACTTCTACAAGTGCTACCGCGCCTACGTACGAGGCAAGGTGGAGAGCCTACGGGGGGCATCTCCGGAAGTACCGGAACACGAACGGGCCAATGCCTACGACCGAGCCCGACGCTACTTCCAGCTTGCACTCCGATACGCCACCATTGGCTCAGAGCCAACCATCCTCGTCATCATGGGGCCAATTGGCTCCGGCAAGACGACCTTGGCCCGGAGCATTGCCCAGGAACTGGGATGGCACGTGGTCAGCTCCGACGCAATCCGCAAGACCTTAGCAGGACTCCCTGCCTTAGAGCCTAGTCCAGAGTGGCTGCGACCATGGCTCTACTCTCCGCCGATGACTCACCGAACATACCAGCAACTGTGGCAGAGCGCTAGCGATCTCCTCCGCCTCCATGGTGGTGCCATCGTAGACGCCACGTTCGCCCGACGCTCCCTACGGGATAGCTTCCGCCGCAAAGCCAGCCAAAGTGGGGTTCCCACGATCTTTGTTGAACTCACAGCCCCGATGGAGGTACTCCGCCAACGGGTTGCAGAACGCCGGGGTACTCCGACCGACTCCGACGCAGGCCTTCGGGAACTTGAGCGCTTAGCACCCCGCTACGAACCCCCAGACGAGCTCCCAGTGGGTGACCGACTCTTGTGCCCGGCAACAGCACCTGTTGGTGAGCTCTGCAGAGCAGTGCTGATGGCGCTCATGGAACGTCGCCTTCAGCAGCTCTTCTCGCCGACGGGGCAGAGAGCGCAGGTGCCTACGTAG
- a CDS encoding response regulator transcription factor, which translates to MNEPPVILVVDDERDITELLAYTFRRQGWNTIAAHDGERAIELARQVRPDLIVLDIIMPGTDGFEVYRRLRQLPETASIPVLFLTARSDEVDQIVGLELGADDYIVKPISPRLLVARISAIMRRLRERTRTEVLVAPEVIRVGGLELRRASYSARYEGREVFFARKEFELLALLAANPGRVFSRQELLRLIWGESQVVTPRTIDVHVAKIRAKLRHYAELLETVKNLGYRFRPVAETPADTSADASSA; encoded by the coding sequence ATGAACGAACCTCCAGTGATCCTGGTCGTTGACGACGAGCGGGACATCACGGAACTCCTAGCCTACACTTTCCGGCGGCAGGGGTGGAATACAATTGCAGCCCACGACGGTGAACGTGCGATAGAGTTAGCACGGCAAGTGCGTCCCGATCTCATCGTCTTGGACATCATAATGCCTGGCACAGATGGGTTTGAGGTCTATCGCCGACTTAGGCAGCTGCCGGAGACTGCTTCCATTCCAGTGCTCTTCCTGACGGCACGCTCTGACGAAGTAGACCAAATCGTAGGCTTAGAGCTCGGCGCAGACGACTACATCGTCAAGCCAATCAGCCCACGCCTGCTCGTTGCTCGAATCAGCGCCATCATGCGGCGCCTCCGCGAACGGACTCGCACAGAAGTCCTGGTGGCGCCTGAAGTCATCCGTGTTGGCGGCTTAGAGCTGCGCCGCGCCAGCTACAGTGCCCGCTACGAAGGGCGCGAAGTCTTCTTTGCTCGCAAGGAGTTTGAACTCCTAGCCCTGTTGGCAGCCAATCCTGGCCGCGTCTTCTCGCGGCAAGAGCTGCTACGCCTCATTTGGGGCGAGAGCCAGGTGGTGACTCCTCGGACTATAGATGTCCACGTAGCAAAGATCCGCGCCAAACTTCGGCACTACGCCGAGCTCCTGGAGACTGTCAAGAACCTCGGCTACCGTTTCCGCCCCGTAGCTGAGACACCAGCAGACACATCAGCGGATGCCTCATCAGCGTGA
- a CDS encoding superoxide dismutase: MPYQWKFNPRPYSDEEAAELLKQVISPETADWHYNTHHKGYVTALNRIEEELEKADRSAANGNWSHIGELKRRFTWNHAGALLHDIYWKVLGGDGDPSKGPDVVAAIEREFGSLEAWKADFKATALSAKLSGWALLVYDQLYSGRLLNVLVDEHHYGAIWGGIPLIACDVFEHAYYHKDGPARARYVDNFLANLHWGRINELYRTYVLRSPQG, translated from the coding sequence ATGCCCTACCAGTGGAAATTCAATCCTCGACCGTATTCGGACGAGGAAGCGGCTGAGCTACTCAAGCAGGTCATCTCCCCAGAGACGGCCGATTGGCACTACAACACTCACCACAAGGGCTATGTGACAGCACTGAACCGGATAGAGGAGGAGCTGGAGAAGGCTGACCGTTCCGCAGCCAACGGGAATTGGTCCCATATTGGCGAGTTGAAGCGTCGCTTCACTTGGAACCACGCTGGTGCGTTGCTGCACGACATCTACTGGAAGGTCCTCGGTGGCGATGGAGATCCCAGCAAAGGCCCCGATGTCGTGGCTGCCATAGAGCGTGAGTTCGGGAGCCTCGAGGCGTGGAAAGCAGACTTCAAGGCAACGGCACTGTCGGCAAAACTCTCGGGATGGGCACTGCTAGTTTACGACCAGCTCTACAGCGGCCGTCTCCTCAACGTCCTGGTGGATGAGCATCACTATGGCGCTATTTGGGGCGGCATCCCGCTGATTGCCTGCGACGTCTTCGAGCACGCATACTACCACAAGGACGGTCCTGCTCGCGCTCGCTACGTGGATAATTTCCTAGCGAACCTGCACTGGGGGCGGATCAACGAGCTCTACCGCACATACGTGTTGCGGAGCCCGCAAGGGTGA
- a CDS encoding iron-sulfur cluster assembly accessory protein, with protein sequence MTTVTDVRLAFAIEGADEEDAITITARALEELHRIRREHQIPEHYGLRMGVRGGGCAGFSYVLGFDERPRANDFILEADGIPVFIDQRSAFYLMGCTLDFADGLMQRGFTFRNPNATRTCGCGHSFGV encoded by the coding sequence ATGACAACCGTGACGGATGTACGGTTGGCCTTTGCAATCGAGGGTGCCGATGAGGAAGACGCAATCACCATCACCGCTCGCGCCCTAGAGGAACTGCACCGCATTCGGCGCGAACACCAGATCCCCGAGCACTACGGGCTGCGGATGGGGGTCCGTGGTGGTGGATGTGCGGGCTTTTCGTACGTGTTGGGCTTTGACGAGCGCCCCCGAGCCAATGACTTCATCCTAGAGGCCGACGGTATCCCAGTCTTCATTGACCAGCGTAGTGCCTTCTACCTCATGGGCTGCACGCTGGACTTCGCCGACGGACTCATGCAGCGCGGCTTTACCTTCCGCAATCCGAATGCGACCCGCACCTGCGGCTGTGGTCATTCCTTCGGTGTGTAG
- a CDS encoding Rrf2 family transcriptional regulator, translating to MLRLSRRVEYALLALYHLARHPGIATAREIACAYNLSSEFLAKVLQQLSRARLIRAHHGVHGGYSLLQPPEMITLSMVIDAVEGEWGGLVECRGDEHRCHIFPQCTIRHPLAVLEHRLHDLLASTTLAELVGYSRVEL from the coding sequence ATGCTGAGGCTCTCCCGCCGCGTGGAATACGCTCTCTTGGCCCTATATCACTTAGCTCGACACCCGGGGATTGCAACTGCCCGGGAAATAGCCTGTGCCTACAATCTCTCGAGCGAGTTCCTTGCTAAAGTCCTCCAACAACTCAGCCGTGCTAGGCTCATTCGCGCCCACCACGGTGTTCACGGCGGCTATTCGCTCCTACAGCCCCCGGAGATGATTACGCTGTCAATGGTCATTGATGCCGTGGAGGGAGAATGGGGCGGACTAGTAGAATGCCGTGGTGACGAGCACCGCTGCCACATCTTCCCCCAGTGCACGATCCGGCATCCTCTGGCCGTCTTAGAGCACCGGCTCCACGATCTCTTGGCGTCCACGACACTTGCGGAGTTGGTCGGATACTCACGGGTAGAGCTATGA
- a CDS encoding 2Fe-2S iron-sulfur cluster-binding protein, whose amino-acid sequence MAEVTPTSGEHSANTAQPTTGPDGTVQVTVRLYGETHTFSMKPTEYVLYAAIEAGLDAPHSCLSGYCATCRAKLVEGQVQMEINDALTEEEVAQGYILTCQSLPLTDRIVVDYDQ is encoded by the coding sequence ATGGCAGAGGTAACCCCAACCTCAGGTGAACACTCCGCCAACACAGCACAGCCAACAACTGGTCCGGACGGAACAGTCCAGGTAACCGTCCGACTGTATGGTGAGACACACACCTTCAGCATGAAACCAACCGAGTACGTTCTCTACGCTGCCATAGAAGCGGGACTGGATGCCCCCCATTCATGCCTCAGCGGCTACTGCGCTACCTGTCGAGCAAAGCTGGTCGAAGGACAAGTGCAGATGGAGATCAACGACGCACTGACGGAGGAGGAGGTAGCACAAGGCTACATCCTGACATGCCAGTCCCTCCCGCTCACTGACCGCATTGTAGTAGACTACGACCAGTGA
- a CDS encoding iron-sulfur cluster assembly protein has protein sequence MRARIIEALKTCYDPEIPVNIWDLGLVYEIKIDPKQNVRIVMTVTTPACPVADLLPRQVEDAVRQVPGVKDVRVEITFNPPWHMGMMSEAARLQLGLM, from the coding sequence CTGCGTGCCCGCATCATCGAAGCCCTTAAGACGTGTTACGACCCCGAAATCCCCGTCAACATCTGGGACTTGGGGCTGGTGTACGAGATCAAGATTGACCCTAAGCAGAACGTGCGTATCGTGATGACAGTGACGACCCCAGCATGTCCCGTAGCAGACCTGCTACCGCGACAGGTAGAGGATGCTGTCCGTCAGGTTCCGGGGGTGAAGGACGTGCGCGTTGAGATCACGTTCAATCCTCCATGGCACATGGGCATGATGTCAGAGGCCGCTCGACTCCAGCTTGGCTTGATGTGA
- a CDS encoding SUF system NifU family Fe-S cluster assembly protein translates to MDELRELYQQIILEHYRNPRNAGDLPGATHRAEGDNPLCGDHVTVALRVVDGKIEEIRFKGNGCAISQASASVMTTVVKGKTVEEAERLFELFHAVVAGKTVPDLQALGSLAAFTGVREFPSRVKCATLAWHTLRAALRNVPEAVTKE, encoded by the coding sequence ATGGATGAGCTGCGTGAACTGTACCAGCAGATCATCTTAGAGCACTACCGAAACCCGCGCAATGCTGGAGATTTGCCCGGAGCTACCCACAGGGCTGAAGGGGACAACCCCCTCTGCGGCGACCATGTTACAGTGGCTCTCCGCGTTGTGGACGGCAAGATTGAGGAGATTCGCTTCAAAGGAAATGGCTGCGCGATCTCCCAGGCCTCAGCCTCGGTGATGACGACAGTTGTCAAGGGTAAGACAGTAGAGGAGGCAGAACGCCTCTTCGAGCTGTTCCATGCTGTTGTTGCTGGCAAAACAGTCCCAGATCTCCAAGCCTTGGGTTCGCTTGCAGCCTTCACTGGCGTTCGCGAGTTCCCCTCACGCGTGAAGTGTGCCACTCTCGCGTGGCACACCCTGCGGGCAGCACTACGAAATGTCCCCGAAGCCGTCACGAAAGAGTGA
- a CDS encoding cysteine desulfurase, with product MNVESLPTSVSEQLVARWREDFPILLRTVYGKPLVYLDNAATTQKPRIVLEATQRFYAELNSNVHRGVYYLSEQATELYEEARCTVQRFIQAASPKEIVFVRGTTEAINLVAHAFGRIRLREGSEIVLSHMEHHSNIVPWQLVAEQTGARLRVIPITEQGELDLEAYERLLTERTAIVAVVHVSNSLGTINPVHEIIRIAHARGIPVLLDGAQAVAHMRVNVQELDCDFYVFSGHKVYGPTGIGVLYAKRQWLEAFPPYQGGGDMIRHVTFERTTYNDAPHKFEAGTPNIAGAIGLKAALEYVEAVGMEAISAHEQALLDYATEQLQQIPGLRLIGTAPNKAAIVSFVVDGIHPHDLGTFVDREGVAIRVGHHCTQPVMDFFGVPATARASFALYNTQAEIDCFVAALRKAIAFFGSNHG from the coding sequence ATGAACGTAGAATCGCTCCCCACCAGTGTCTCTGAACAGCTCGTTGCTCGCTGGCGCGAGGACTTCCCAATCCTTCTGCGCACCGTCTACGGAAAGCCGTTGGTATACCTGGACAACGCCGCTACGACACAGAAGCCGCGAATCGTTCTGGAAGCGACTCAGCGCTTCTATGCCGAACTCAACAGCAATGTCCATCGAGGGGTCTACTACCTGAGCGAGCAGGCTACGGAGCTCTACGAAGAGGCTCGCTGCACCGTCCAGCGCTTCATCCAAGCGGCCTCTCCGAAAGAGATCGTCTTCGTCCGCGGCACTACCGAAGCGATTAACCTGGTTGCTCATGCTTTCGGGAGAATCCGCCTCCGGGAAGGGTCGGAAATTGTGCTCTCCCACATGGAGCACCACTCCAACATCGTGCCATGGCAGCTCGTTGCTGAGCAGACAGGAGCTCGGCTGCGCGTTATTCCTATCACCGAGCAAGGAGAGCTAGATTTAGAAGCCTACGAGCGCCTGCTGACAGAGCGGACAGCAATCGTAGCCGTTGTGCACGTATCCAACTCCTTGGGCACGATTAATCCCGTCCACGAAATCATCCGCATAGCCCACGCGCGAGGCATCCCTGTACTGCTTGACGGTGCCCAAGCTGTAGCCCACATGCGGGTTAACGTCCAGGAGCTCGATTGTGACTTCTACGTCTTCTCGGGGCACAAAGTCTACGGCCCTACTGGCATCGGTGTCCTCTACGCAAAGCGCCAGTGGCTGGAGGCGTTCCCACCGTACCAAGGTGGCGGCGATATGATACGGCACGTGACCTTTGAGCGCACCACATACAACGATGCCCCTCACAAGTTCGAAGCCGGTACCCCCAATATCGCCGGAGCGATCGGTCTGAAAGCGGCGCTGGAGTACGTCGAAGCCGTAGGCATGGAAGCTATCTCCGCTCATGAGCAAGCGCTACTGGATTATGCTACCGAGCAGCTCCAGCAGATCCCCGGACTTCGCCTCATTGGGACAGCCCCAAACAAGGCAGCAATCGTCTCGTTCGTCGTGGACGGCATCCACCCCCACGATCTCGGCACCTTCGTAGACCGAGAGGGGGTAGCCATCCGCGTTGGCCATCACTGTACACAGCCTGTCATGGACTTCTTCGGGGTCCCCGCCACTGCTCGGGCCTCATTCGCCCTCTACAACACGCAGGCAGAGATTGACTGCTTCGTGGCAGCACTGCGGAAAGCAATCGCATTCTTCGGGAGCAACCATGGATGA